The following coding sequences lie in one Pseudorca crassidens isolate mPseCra1 chromosome 2, mPseCra1.hap1, whole genome shotgun sequence genomic window:
- the DIRAS3 gene encoding GTP-binding protein Di-Ras3, which produces MGNSCFGLKERLMKRLRPLPTVIVIRTCLPQRRSRDFRVVVLGSAGVGKSALVQRWVRGNFREAYLPTIEDTYRQALGCSHKAGALHITDTTGGRRYRGLQRLAIARGHAFILVYSVTKKQTLEELKPLFELIRQLKGNNPQKCPIILVGNKCDESPREVSEKEGAAYASEWNCAFLETSAKMNINVQELFQMLINFEKKPAAAAGAQPPQKKSQIPKTAEKLLGKCIIM; this is translated from the coding sequence ATGGGCAACTCCTGCTTTGGCCTCAAGGAACGGCTGATGAAGCGGCTGCGGCCTCTGCCTACCGTGATCGTCATCCGTACCTGCCTGCCCCAGAGGAGGAGCAGAGATTTCCGCGTGGTGGTGCTCGGCTCGGCCGGCGTGGGCAAGAGCGCGCTGGTGCAGAGGTGGGTGCGCGGCAACTTCCGTGAGGCGTACCTGCCGACCATCGAAGATACCTACCGCCAGGCGCTGGGCTGCAGCCACAAGGCGGGCGCACTGCACATCACCGACACCACCGGCGGCCGCCGCTACCGGGGCCTGCAGCGCCTCGCCATTGCCAGGGGTCACGCCTTCATCCTGGTCTACTCCGTCACCAAGAAGCAAACCCTGGAGGAGCTGAAGCCCCTCTTTGAGCTGATCCGTCAACTCAAAGGCAACAACCCGCAAAAGTGCCCCATCATCCTGGTGGGCAACAAGTGCGATGAGAGCCCCCGGGAGGTGAGCGAGAAGGAAGGTGCTGCCTACGCGTCGGAGTGGAATTGCGCCTTCTTGGAGACCTCCGCCAAGATGAATATCAATGTGCAGGAGCTGTTCCAGATGCTGATAAACTTCGAGAAGaagcccgccgccgccgccggcgccCAGCCTCCCCAGAAGAAATCCCAGATCCCCAAGACCGCCGAGAAGCTGCTGGGCAAGTGCATCATCATGTGA